In Bradyrhizobium sp. 195, the sequence TGCAAAGATGCCTTCCATGATCGATGGCTCGGCTCCGCGAGAGCCGATGAGAATGATCGGCGCGCCGTCGAGCACTGGCCTGAACAGTGATACGAGGTATCGGGAACGCCGACTTCGCCGGCGGCGTTCTTGTCCGGAATATTGCTCAGCGCATCCGTGCAACCAGAAGAGCTGACATTTATTGAAGACGTTGAACTGGTCGTAATTACCGGGGGGCGGTTGACTTCGTGAACCATCACCGATGTGAGGCTGCCGCGCCTTCAGAGCGTCAGACAGAGACGCATCGAAATTCGTTGTCAGGATAGTGCGGACCAATCCCCGCATCAAAAAATCTGAAAGGACCTGGCAGCCGCTGCAGATGTCGTTGTGCGGCCTTATCAGGTGCCTTGAGCAGGGGCGTAACGGGTCGAGACTGCTTGCCCGGTTGGTACGAATCTCCTTGTGACCAGCGCACACCATTTGTTCCGAAGAACCTATGATCGGGGTTGCGGCTGACCACACTTTCCATTTTTGTCCCACCCAGCAGCCAACGATCCGACCCCTGCATCAGCTCCTACACCATCGGGGCGGTCAAACAAGTCGACCCGCTCCTGATCAAGTCGGCCCGGACGATGGGGGCGACGCCGCAATAGTTATTCCGCAAGGTCATCCTTCCGGCGGCGCTTCCGAACATCTTTGTCCGCATTCGTCTCGCCAGCGCCTCCGCGATGCTGGTGCTGGTCGCATCGGTAACCCGCGGTCGTAGGGGCCGCTATCGATCTAGGCCTGTGTTTGGATCTGACTACGGCTGCAGGTATCGCTCAGCTCAAGATCGCCTACGACGAGCTCTTATCGATATCAGCGAAGGCCAAGTTCGAGCTTCCGCAAAACCACTCGGATGGTCTCCGCCGCAACTTTGATTGTGCTGTGATCGAGATGTTCCATCGAATTCGACGGGACGCCGGAGAAGCTCTCGTTGACACAGTGCGAGGTATATTCATCGAGGGTGAGCGCATCTATCCGACCTCGGGGTTCTTCCAGAAAACTCACGTTCAGATCTGCGTTTGCAATCCGGACACGATCAAGGGCGCCTTTCGCGTTCCTGATAGCCAACTCAGGCGGTCATAGAGAGCGAGAAGCAACTGGGCCTGTCAATCGGGTCCGAACTTCTCTCGATCGCTCGCGCCATATCGACTCCGCATGATCCGCTTCATTGGAGAAAATCGGTCCCGGCGAGGTGGAGGCGTTCGAGGTCTTGGACGATGCGGCGCGAGAGCTGATCCGCCAGCCAGCGACGTTCTTCGTCGCGTCATGTGCGCCTTCAGATGACGGATCATCGTTCGATTGCGATATCTCTCACCGCGGCGGCAAGGCGGGCTTCATCGACGTGGCGGGCAACCAGATCACCGTTCCGGGCTTTGCGGGTAATTCCTTTTTAAACACGCTCGCCAATTTTGTGCCAAATCCCAGGGCGGGACTGCTTTTTGTCGACTTTGTTGTTGGCGATGTCGTAGTGCTTCAGGGGACGATCGAGTTACTCTGGAATGATCCAGGCGGCGATCCCTCTCATCGGAGAGGTGGTCGAATTCCTCGGCATGGTCGAGGAAGGCAATCACGTGGCGGCCAAGCTTCGTTTCCATGGCCTGCACCGCAAGCCCCTGTTTGGCGTCCACCCTGCGGGTGCGATCTTTGGTAGTACGGAGCGCCCGTATTCACTTTCGAGGGACCGAAGGTGAAAGATCTCTGGGTGTTGGGCGATACTCACAGATTGATCGGCCGAATCGACCTCTCTGGCGCCGATGCGCCGGAGTTCACCAGTTGAGGCCTGCGCCAATTGGAGGGTGAGAAGGCCGTGGAGCTGCCACGGCCTTCCATTTGGGAAGATCAGGACATCGTCGGCATCACGAACTCGGCGCCTGCCCGGATGCCGGTCGGCCAACGGGTCGTGACGTCGCCTTGACTAGGATGTCCGGAAGCTCCTTCACTGAAATCGAGCTGTACGTCGCGCATGCGCTGGTCAGACCCGTGCGGCATTCCGGCAGACAGAGTGTGGGATCGGCGCCCTCGCTGCAATCCTGATCACCTGTTTTCTGAAAGACGGGGTATTGACAGTATGAGGCTGATGAGCCCGAATGTTAAGGCTTCCGAAAGCGGATCGAGGATCGTGCAGCGCAAGGATCGGCGAACAAGCCTCGCACTGCGCATAACCTCCGTTAGCATGCAGGCAATCGAATAGACACGCCTGGCTCCAGCCATCATACGATCTTGGATTGCGGTTCTGCTTCGCAGTATCATCTGACTCATTTGCGTTTCAAATTATTTGAACTTAGCGCGTCGAAACGCGTGCCGCTGGCGGCACGCCGCTCCGTTCGGACGTCCCCGCCGAAGAAACGCATCTGTCGTAGTTCTCGAGCCGCGACACGCCGCAGCACAACGTAAGAACTCGCGCTTCAGCTGCACCTTTGCCGAGGGGGCCGGCAGCGAATTCTGCAGGTGAGAGGTGATCCCGGGCGCGTGAATTGTTTAGCCCTCGCGGGCTATTGTCGAGCGCTTCTGGTCCGCAAGATCT encodes:
- a CDS encoding pyridoxamine 5'-phosphate oxidase family protein, encoding MEKIGPGEVEAFEVLDDAARELIRQPATFFVASCAPSDDGSSFDCDISHRGGKAGFIDVAGNQITVPGFAGNSFLNTLANFVPNPRAGLLFVDFVVGDVVVLQGTIELLWNDPGGDPSHRRGGRIPRHGRGRQSRGGQASFPWPAPQAPVWRPPCGCDLW